A part of Uloborus diversus isolate 005 chromosome 6, Udiv.v.3.1, whole genome shotgun sequence genomic DNA contains:
- the LOC129224071 gene encoding kelch-like protein 41b produces MAMGVAANESFLWIAGGITNENDSISILDTVWCYDKRFGRWSKTSNLPYAVAFPSLLISQKQIVCLGGASKPPNVEKNELESTADVFCYENGRWQELIQMPKPCHSVIGCISGGNIFLLGGFSTQTMSQICEPYQYRSKDNRWGRLSPFPEEAAGFIVAATT; encoded by the exons ATGGCAATGGGTGTCGCTGCCAATGAATCATTCCTTTGGATTGCAGGTGGGATTACGAATGAAAATGACAGCATCTCAATTTTAGACACTGTCTGGTGTTATGATAAAAGATTTGGCAG GTGGTCAAAGACGTCCAATCTTCCGTACGCAGTGGCGTTTCCGTCTCTTTTGATTTCCCAGAAGCAGATTGTGTGCCTTGGAGGAGCATCAAAACCACCAAATGTCGAAAAAAATGAGTTGGAAAGCACAGCGGATGTGTTCTGCTATGAGAATGGCAGATGGCAAGAACTAATACAAATGCCAAAACCATGCCACAGTGTAATCGGCTGTATTTCAG gaggCAACATCTTCTTGCTTGGTGGTTTCAGTACTCAAACTATGTCTCAAATTTGCGAGCCGTACCAGTACAGATCAAAGGATAACAGATGGGGGCGATTATCGCCCTTTCCAGAAGAGGCAGCTGGCTTCATCGTGGCAGCAACGACATAA